In Streptomyces hawaiiensis, one genomic interval encodes:
- a CDS encoding potassium channel family protein, whose amino-acid sequence MPEGSEQPQRPARKPEPESGAAAVRRLRIGAAALLLAVGTAYFLLPLEGLGADRPWLGWPLFVLCLALVAALLLRHVRDIVLEKPRARSGIMISLLMCLAVLVFSSGYYALAQQPGQFTGLRTRIDALYFTVVTLATVGYGDITPRGQEARLVAVAQILYTFVFLTAAATALTRRMHAVVAERERRPPPS is encoded by the coding sequence ATGCCCGAAGGCAGCGAGCAGCCTCAGCGCCCCGCGCGCAAGCCGGAACCGGAGTCCGGAGCGGCCGCCGTCCGACGGCTGCGGATCGGGGCCGCAGCCCTGCTCCTGGCAGTCGGCACGGCCTACTTCCTGCTGCCGCTGGAGGGGCTCGGCGCCGACCGCCCCTGGCTGGGCTGGCCGCTGTTCGTGCTGTGCCTGGCACTCGTCGCCGCGCTGCTGCTGCGCCATGTGCGCGACATCGTGCTGGAGAAGCCGCGCGCCCGGTCGGGCATCATGATCTCGCTGCTGATGTGCCTGGCCGTGCTGGTCTTCTCGTCCGGCTACTACGCGCTCGCCCAGCAGCCGGGCCAGTTCACCGGCCTGCGCACCCGGATCGACGCGCTGTACTTCACCGTCGTCACGCTCGCGACCGTCGGCTACGGCGACATCACCCCGCGCGGGCAGGAGGCCCGGCTGGTGGCCGTCGCTCAGATCCTGTACACGTTCGTCTTCCTCACGGCGGCGGCCACCGCGCTGACGCGGCGGATGCACGCGGTGGTCGCGGAACGCGAGCGGCGCCCCCCGCCGTCCTGA
- a CDS encoding DUF7144 family membrane protein translates to MTSAAPPPPAPPASDDRMPGGPGPGDSGDPWAAGGLALGGILMVVYGLFAVLQGIAAIAGDEVYTSFGQYSFEFDLTAWGWIHVIVGVLVVAAGLGLFAGAAWARVVSAVVVGLALIANFLWLPYQPFWSIIMIVTGLFVLWSVFNYRSSRPV, encoded by the coding sequence ATGACCAGCGCCGCGCCCCCTCCCCCCGCCCCGCCCGCCTCCGACGACCGGATGCCCGGCGGCCCCGGCCCGGGCGACTCCGGTGACCCGTGGGCGGCCGGGGGTCTCGCTCTCGGCGGCATCCTGATGGTCGTCTACGGTCTCTTCGCGGTACTCCAGGGCATCGCGGCGATCGCCGGCGACGAGGTGTACACGAGCTTCGGCCAGTACTCCTTCGAGTTCGACCTGACCGCGTGGGGCTGGATCCACGTGATCGTCGGTGTGCTCGTGGTGGCGGCCGGGCTCGGTCTGTTCGCCGGAGCCGCCTGGGCGCGGGTCGTGAGCGCGGTCGTGGTCGGCCTGGCGCTGATCGCGAACTTCCTCTGGCTGCCGTACCAGCCGTTCTGGTCGATCATCATGATCGTGACCGGCCTGTTCGTGCTCTGGTCGGTGTTCAATTACCGCTCCTCCCGTCCGGTGTAG
- a CDS encoding peptidyl-tRNA hydrolase: MSEDPTPVSDSPFRSDPSPRDEAPQFVLPLVVRIERADPPARTDALETAARAVLTVLADERSAGEGEWAEAMRDWQDARIRKVVRRARGAEWRRAGALPGITVTGKSAEVRVFPPVPLDGWPKDLARLQVSGTDLDDPEPPVDADPAAPALWLNPDLGMSAGKAMAQAGHAAQLAWWELSDEERTAWRDAGFPLAVRMADPARWSELTSIGLPLVRDAGFTEIAPGSCTVVADHPVLRREPHGAGGPASTRSE; this comes from the coding sequence GTGAGCGAAGACCCGACGCCCGTGAGCGACAGTCCCTTCCGGTCCGATCCCTCGCCGCGCGACGAGGCACCGCAGTTCGTGCTGCCCCTGGTCGTGCGGATCGAGCGCGCGGACCCTCCGGCGCGCACGGACGCGCTGGAGACGGCCGCACGGGCCGTGCTGACGGTCCTGGCCGACGAGCGCTCGGCCGGTGAGGGCGAGTGGGCCGAGGCGATGCGGGACTGGCAGGACGCCCGGATCCGCAAGGTGGTACGGCGGGCACGCGGCGCCGAGTGGCGGCGGGCCGGGGCGCTGCCCGGCATCACGGTCACCGGCAAGTCGGCCGAGGTGCGGGTCTTCCCGCCCGTCCCGCTGGACGGCTGGCCCAAGGACCTGGCCAGGCTCCAGGTGTCCGGCACCGACCTGGACGACCCGGAGCCGCCGGTGGACGCGGACCCGGCCGCTCCCGCGCTGTGGCTGAACCCGGACCTCGGCATGTCGGCCGGCAAGGCGATGGCCCAGGCGGGACACGCCGCCCAACTGGCCTGGTGGGAGCTGTCCGACGAGGAGCGGACCGCCTGGCGCGACGCGGGCTTCCCGCTCGCCGTCCGGATGGCCGACCCGGCCCGCTGGTCCGAACTGACGAGCATCGGGCTGCCGTTGGTCCGCGACGCGGGGTTCACGGAGATCGCGCCGGGCTCGTGCACGGTGGTCGCGGACCATCCGGTGCTGCGCCGTGAGCCGCACGGGGCGGGCGGCCCGGCGTCGACCCGTTCGGAGTAG
- a CDS encoding FAD-dependent oxidoreductase produces the protein MSEKQQVSSSYWLETAPDGRHPALAEDLDVDVAVIGAGIAGLCTAWELTRAGRSVAVLEAGRVAAGVTGHTTAKVTALHTLVYDKLRRTRGPEGARLYARSQSEAIEHAARTAVELGVDCEWETRSAYTYARDAGRVEELRAEAEAAAEAGLPASFVTETGLPFPVAGAVEVTGQAQFHPRKYLLALAADLVERGGRIYEDTTVLGLDEGEPCGLSTATGATVRARDVVVATHYPIFDRALLFARLSTRRELVVAGTIPADQDPDGMFITPDEETRSVRTAPLDGDRRLLIVTGEHFTPGTGDPRARFERLTAWATGHFPDLEVTHRWATQDTEPTDTVPMVGPLHPGTRHAYVATGFGGWGMTGGIMAGRLLTAQITGEECEWSGLYDPRRLKPALREAPSFLKTQAKVAGHFVGDRLRPSPPVESLPPGEGAVVRADGHRVAVYRDEDGALHAVSARCTHLGCLVDFNAAERAWECPCHGSRFDTDGKVIQGPATKPLEQRDL, from the coding sequence ATGAGCGAGAAGCAGCAGGTCAGCAGCTCGTACTGGCTCGAGACGGCACCGGACGGCCGCCACCCCGCCCTCGCGGAGGATCTGGACGTCGACGTGGCCGTGATCGGCGCCGGGATCGCCGGGCTGTGCACGGCGTGGGAGCTGACACGGGCCGGGCGGAGCGTGGCCGTGCTGGAGGCCGGGCGGGTCGCCGCCGGCGTCACCGGGCACACCACCGCCAAGGTCACCGCCCTGCACACGCTCGTCTACGACAAACTGCGGCGCACCCGCGGCCCCGAGGGCGCGCGGCTGTACGCGCGTTCGCAGTCGGAGGCGATCGAGCACGCGGCCCGGACCGCCGTGGAACTGGGTGTCGACTGCGAGTGGGAGACGAGGAGCGCCTACACCTACGCCCGCGACGCGGGCCGTGTGGAGGAACTGCGCGCCGAGGCAGAGGCCGCGGCCGAGGCCGGGCTGCCCGCCTCGTTCGTGACGGAGACCGGGCTGCCCTTCCCGGTGGCGGGCGCGGTCGAGGTCACCGGACAGGCCCAGTTCCATCCGCGCAAGTACCTGCTGGCCCTCGCCGCCGACCTCGTCGAACGCGGCGGGCGGATCTACGAGGACACCACCGTCCTCGGCCTGGACGAGGGCGAGCCGTGCGGGCTGTCGACGGCGACCGGGGCGACCGTCCGGGCCCGGGACGTCGTCGTCGCGACGCACTACCCGATCTTCGACCGGGCCCTGCTCTTCGCCCGTCTCTCCACGCGCCGCGAGCTGGTCGTCGCCGGGACGATCCCCGCTGACCAGGACCCGGACGGCATGTTCATCACACCCGACGAGGAGACCCGCTCGGTGCGGACCGCGCCCCTGGACGGGGACCGCCGTCTGCTCATCGTCACCGGCGAGCACTTCACGCCCGGCACAGGCGACCCGCGGGCCCGGTTCGAACGCCTCACCGCCTGGGCCACCGGCCACTTCCCGGACCTGGAGGTCACCCACCGGTGGGCCACCCAGGACACCGAGCCCACCGACACCGTGCCGATGGTCGGCCCGCTGCACCCGGGCACCCGGCACGCCTATGTGGCCACCGGCTTCGGCGGCTGGGGCATGACCGGCGGCATCATGGCGGGCCGGCTGCTGACCGCGCAGATCACGGGTGAGGAGTGCGAGTGGAGCGGGCTGTACGACCCGCGCCGGCTCAAGCCCGCGCTGCGTGAGGCGCCGTCGTTCCTCAAGACGCAGGCCAAGGTCGCCGGGCACTTCGTGGGCGACCGGCTGCGACCGTCGCCGCCGGTGGAGTCCCTGCCGCCCGGCGAGGGGGCCGTGGTCCGGGCCGACGGCCACCGTGTCGCGGTGTACAGGGACGAGGACGGCGCGCTCCACGCCGTCTCCGCCCGCTGCACCCACCTGGGCTGCCTGGTCGACTTCAACGCCGCCGAGCGTGCCTGGGAATGCCCCTGCCACGGCTCCCGGTTCGACACGGACGGCAAGGTGATCCAGGGCCCGGCGACCAAACCGCTGGAGCAGCGGGACCTCTGA
- a CDS encoding ArsR/SmtB family transcription factor, giving the protein MVVDELSDETVDRLFHALADTTRRDILRRCVRGELSVSRLAEAYPMSFAAVQKHVAVLERAGLVTKQRSGREQLVRTDPDAVGRARQALDELESAWRGRVDRMARLLAEDPGTEENEDNDTTEGPRR; this is encoded by the coding sequence ATGGTTGTAGATGAGCTGAGTGACGAGACGGTGGACCGGCTGTTCCACGCCCTGGCCGACACCACACGCCGCGACATACTGCGCCGCTGCGTGCGCGGGGAGCTGTCGGTGTCCCGGCTGGCCGAGGCCTACCCGATGAGCTTCGCCGCGGTGCAGAAGCACGTCGCGGTGCTGGAGCGGGCGGGTCTGGTCACCAAGCAGCGCAGCGGACGGGAGCAGCTCGTGCGCACCGACCCCGACGCGGTGGGCCGCGCACGCCAGGCCCTGGACGAACTCGAGTCCGCATGGCGCGGGCGCGTGGACCGGATGGCCCGGCTGCTCGCCGAGGACCCCGGAACCGAAGAGAACGAAGACAACGACACCACGGAAGGACCCCGACGATGA
- a CDS encoding SRPBCC family protein, which translates to MSVTSVDKDLDHLTLTLIADFAAPVERVWRLWADPRQLERWWGPPTYPATVEEHDLTPGGEVTYFMTGPEGDRHRGWWRITSVSEPTALEFTDGFADDDGKPKDDMPTMSVTVRLSEHGGGTRMEMCSLFDSREQMEQLVTMGMEEGLKEAVGQIDALLAA; encoded by the coding sequence ATGAGTGTCACCAGTGTCGACAAGGACCTCGACCACCTCACCCTCACCCTGATCGCCGACTTCGCCGCCCCGGTCGAAAGGGTGTGGCGGCTGTGGGCCGACCCCCGGCAGCTGGAGCGCTGGTGGGGCCCGCCGACCTACCCGGCGACCGTGGAGGAGCACGACCTGACGCCCGGCGGCGAGGTCACCTACTTCATGACCGGCCCGGAGGGCGACCGGCACCGCGGCTGGTGGCGGATCACCTCGGTCAGCGAGCCGACGGCCCTGGAGTTCACCGACGGTTTCGCCGACGACGACGGCAAGCCCAAGGACGACATGCCGACCATGTCCGTGACGGTGCGGCTCAGCGAGCACGGCGGCGGCACCCGGATGGAGATGTGCTCCCTGTTCGACTCCCGTGAGCAGATGGAGCAGTTGGTCACCATGGGCATGGAGGAGGGCCTGAAGGAGGCCGTCGGCCAGATCGACGCCCTGCTCGCGGCCTGA
- a CDS encoding PPK2 family polyphosphate kinase, protein MRDRLRLPLGEPVDLARYDAAATHAGPDGKAVGKAATARIGERLAVLQERLWAASTRGDRRRVLLVLQGMDTSGKGGTVKHVIGLLNPSGCRITAFKAPTAEERAHPFLWRVEQALPIRGELGIFDRSHYEDVLIARVRELAPAAEVARRYEQINRFERSLTDDGTTLIKCFLHLSYDEQRRRLLKRLDKPDKRWKFAASDIDDRALWPAFQEAYEVALERCGTAYAPWYLIPADHKWYRNWAVSTLLLEHFQELDPRYPKADFDVAECRKRLLEQP, encoded by the coding sequence ATGCGGGACCGACTGCGCCTCCCGTTGGGTGAGCCGGTCGACCTGGCCCGGTACGACGCCGCCGCCACCCACGCCGGCCCGGACGGCAAGGCGGTGGGCAAGGCCGCCACCGCCCGGATCGGCGAGCGCCTCGCCGTCCTCCAGGAACGGCTGTGGGCGGCGAGCACCAGGGGCGACCGGCGCCGCGTCCTGCTGGTCCTGCAGGGCATGGACACCAGCGGCAAGGGCGGCACGGTCAAGCACGTCATCGGCCTGCTCAATCCGTCCGGCTGCCGGATCACCGCGTTCAAGGCGCCCACCGCCGAGGAGCGCGCCCATCCCTTCCTCTGGCGGGTCGAGCAGGCGCTGCCGATCCGCGGCGAACTGGGCATCTTCGACCGCTCGCACTACGAGGACGTGCTGATCGCCCGCGTCCGGGAACTCGCACCCGCCGCCGAGGTCGCCCGGCGCTACGAGCAGATCAACCGCTTCGAGCGGTCCCTCACCGACGACGGCACGACCCTGATCAAGTGCTTCCTGCACCTCTCCTACGACGAGCAGCGCCGCCGACTGCTCAAACGCCTCGACAAACCGGACAAGCGCTGGAAGTTCGCCGCTTCCGACATCGACGACCGGGCCCTGTGGCCCGCGTTCCAGGAGGCCTACGAGGTCGCCCTGGAGCGCTGCGGCACCGCGTACGCGCCCTGGTACCTGATCCCGGCCGACCACAAGTGGTACCGCAACTGGGCGGTCAGCACGCTCCTCCTGGAGCACTTCCAGGAGCTGGATCCGCGGTATCCGAAGGCGGACTTCGACGTGGCCGAGTGCCGGAAGCGGCTGCTGGAACAGCCCTGA
- a CDS encoding alkaline phosphatase PhoX translates to MTASGRSATRRQMLAGTGALGVGIAFSGALSELFTGTAAAQGLGRTGYGPLVPDPKGVLDLPKGFGYRILSREGDELRSGEGRVPSNHDGMSAFGGRGGRVHLVRNHENRADGRIPVPTVEGLTYDPAGKGGCTALTLDSRNRVQSERVAIAGTAVNCAGGPTPWDTWLTCEETEDKAGTNGYTKDHGFIFEVDPADPHRTGAVPLTAMGRFAHEAIAVDPRRGVVYETEDAFEKPFGLFYRFLPDRPLGGRRSLRAGGRLQAMRVPGVPDLSSIQDVGAEFDHIEWVDVPDPLAARTPIRFQDFGRKGVTHAQKLEGCYWGGRSVYFVSSFARRSDGSAADHFGQVWRYDPERRRLTLVIVFGPDTDVQLPGESPDNICLAPSGGLMVCEDGNGAQHVYGVTKRGEVYAMARNRQTIGTPQEPEWGEFAGVTFSPDCDTMYVNCYTPGTTFAVTGPWRR, encoded by the coding sequence ATGACCGCATCCGGTCGCTCCGCCACACGACGTCAGATGCTCGCCGGAACGGGCGCCCTGGGCGTCGGGATCGCGTTCTCCGGTGCCCTGTCCGAACTCTTCACCGGCACCGCCGCGGCACAGGGCCTCGGCCGCACCGGCTACGGCCCGCTCGTCCCCGACCCGAAGGGCGTCCTCGACCTGCCGAAGGGGTTCGGCTACCGCATCCTCTCCCGCGAGGGCGACGAGCTCCGCTCCGGCGAGGGCAGGGTCCCCTCCAACCACGACGGCATGTCGGCCTTCGGGGGCAGAGGCGGCCGGGTCCACCTGGTCCGCAACCACGAGAACCGCGCCGACGGCAGGATCCCGGTCCCCACCGTCGAGGGCCTCACCTACGACCCGGCCGGCAAGGGCGGCTGTACGGCGCTGACGCTGGACTCCCGCAACAGGGTGCAGTCGGAACGCGTCGCGATCGCCGGCACGGCCGTGAACTGCGCGGGCGGACCCACCCCCTGGGACACCTGGCTGACCTGCGAGGAGACCGAGGACAAGGCCGGCACCAACGGCTACACCAAGGACCACGGCTTCATCTTCGAGGTCGATCCGGCCGACCCGCACCGCACCGGGGCCGTGCCGTTGACCGCGATGGGCCGCTTCGCACACGAGGCGATCGCCGTCGACCCCCGGCGGGGCGTGGTGTACGAGACCGAGGACGCCTTCGAGAAGCCCTTCGGCCTCTTCTACCGTTTCCTGCCGGACCGGCCGCTGGGCGGCAGGCGTTCGCTGCGCGCGGGCGGGCGGCTCCAGGCCATGCGCGTACCCGGTGTGCCGGACCTGTCCTCCATCCAGGACGTCGGCGCGGAGTTCGACCACATCGAGTGGGTGGACGTACCGGACCCGCTCGCCGCGCGGACGCCGATCCGGTTCCAGGACTTCGGCCGCAAGGGCGTCACACACGCGCAGAAGCTGGAGGGCTGCTACTGGGGCGGCCGTTCGGTGTACTTCGTGTCGTCCTTCGCCCGCCGGTCGGACGGTTCGGCCGCCGACCACTTCGGTCAGGTCTGGCGCTACGACCCGGAGCGCCGCCGGCTCACCCTGGTGATCGTCTTCGGCCCGGACACCGATGTGCAGCTGCCGGGCGAGTCGCCGGACAACATCTGCCTGGCGCCCAGCGGCGGCCTCATGGTCTGCGAGGACGGCAACGGCGCCCAGCACGTCTACGGTGTGACCAAGCGGGGCGAGGTCTACGCGATGGCCCGCAACCGGCAGACCATCGGCACCCCGCAGGAGCCCGAGTGGGGCGAGTTCGCCGGCGTGACCTTCTCCCCCGACTGCGACACGATGTACGTCAACTGCTACACGCCCGGCACCACGTTCGCGGTGACGGGCCCCTGGCGCCGGTAG
- a CDS encoding slipin family protein, with amino-acid sequence MVEELVGVVAAVGAGALVYVASAARVVKQYERGVVFRLGRLHGDVRRPGFNLVVPAVDRMRKVNLQIVTMPIPAQEGITRDNVTVRVDAVVYFKVVDPAAAIVNVEDYRFAVSQMAQTSLRSIIGKSELDDLLSNREKLNQGLELMIDSPAVEWGVTIDRVEIKDVSLPDTMKRSMARQAEADRERRARLINADAEYQASKKLSQAAQQMADTPSALQLRLLQTVMAVAAEKNSTLVLPIPVELLRFLERGQQPPAERAGHAETTDRSEITERAADRTEQARDALDELRRTVEQ; translated from the coding sequence ATGGTCGAAGAGCTGGTCGGCGTGGTGGCCGCGGTCGGGGCCGGTGCGCTGGTGTACGTGGCCTCCGCGGCGCGGGTCGTCAAGCAGTACGAGCGCGGGGTCGTCTTCCGGCTCGGGCGCCTGCACGGGGACGTGCGGCGGCCCGGGTTCAACCTCGTGGTCCCCGCGGTGGACCGGATGCGCAAGGTCAACCTGCAGATCGTGACCATGCCGATCCCCGCCCAGGAGGGCATCACCCGCGACAACGTGACCGTGCGGGTCGACGCGGTGGTGTACTTCAAGGTCGTGGACCCGGCGGCCGCGATCGTCAACGTCGAGGACTACCGCTTCGCCGTCTCGCAGATGGCCCAGACCTCGCTGCGCTCGATCATCGGCAAGAGCGAGCTGGACGACCTGCTGTCCAACCGGGAGAAGCTCAACCAGGGCCTGGAGCTGATGATCGACAGCCCGGCCGTGGAGTGGGGCGTGACCATCGACCGCGTGGAGATCAAGGACGTCTCCCTGCCGGACACCATGAAGCGCTCCATGGCCCGCCAGGCCGAGGCCGACCGGGAGCGGCGTGCCCGGCTGATCAACGCCGACGCCGAGTACCAGGCCTCCAAGAAGCTGTCCCAGGCGGCCCAGCAGATGGCCGACACGCCCTCGGCCCTCCAGCTCCGGCTGCTGCAGACCGTCATGGCGGTGGCGGCGGAGAAGAACTCCACGCTCGTCCTGCCCATCCCGGTGGAACTCCTGCGGTTCCTGGAACGGGGCCAGCAGCCCCCCGCGGAGCGCGCCGGACACGCGGAGACCACGGACCGCTCGGAGATCACGGAGCGCGCCGCCGACCGCACGGAGCAGGCCCGGGACGCCCTGGACGAGCTGCGGCGCACTGTCGAGCAGTGA
- a CDS encoding SulP family inorganic anion transporter, producing the protein MTKFPYLRQDFTASLVVFLVALPLCVGVAVASGVPAELGLITGIVGGLVTGFLPGSSLQVSGPAAGLTVLVFEAVRQYGLPALGIIVLAAGLLQLVMGALKLGRWFRAISVSVVEGMLAGIGLVLIAGQLYATAGLKAPASGIDKILGLPGAAVDAAGSTAALTSLVLGAATIAVMVLWKKLPKRVQAVPGALAAVILAIAATAVFDLPVATVEVKGLLDSIQPPGLDAFGGLGVGIIGTIIAFTLIASAESLFSAAAVDRLHDGPRTQYDKELMAQGAGNTICGVLGALPMTAVIVRSSANVSAGARTKASRVMHGVWLLLFAALLPATLALIPLPALAGILVHAGWKLIPFAKIVPLWKEHRGEALILVVTAVSIVAVNMFEGVLIGLALSVVKTAWEASHIKLEIIDKGAGPIQAYLSGNATFLRLPKILDSLESLPQDRPVTLDLSGLHHLDHACRTALENWAARHSATGTEPVKVTESEEAGAEKVTAA; encoded by the coding sequence ATGACCAAGTTCCCTTACCTCAGGCAGGACTTCACCGCCTCGCTCGTCGTGTTCCTGGTCGCGCTCCCGCTGTGCGTGGGTGTGGCCGTCGCCTCCGGTGTCCCGGCCGAACTCGGCCTGATCACCGGCATCGTGGGCGGCCTCGTCACCGGATTCCTGCCGGGCAGCAGCCTGCAGGTGTCCGGGCCGGCCGCCGGTCTGACCGTGCTCGTCTTCGAGGCGGTCCGGCAGTACGGACTGCCCGCGCTCGGCATCATCGTGCTGGCCGCCGGTCTGCTCCAGCTCGTCATGGGCGCGCTGAAGCTCGGCCGCTGGTTCCGCGCGATATCCGTCTCGGTCGTCGAGGGCATGCTGGCCGGAATCGGTCTGGTGCTCATAGCCGGCCAGCTGTATGCGACGGCCGGACTGAAGGCACCCGCCTCCGGCATCGACAAGATCCTGGGCCTGCCCGGTGCCGCCGTCGACGCGGCCGGCAGCACGGCGGCGCTCACGTCCCTCGTGCTCGGCGCGGCCACCATCGCGGTGATGGTGCTGTGGAAGAAGCTGCCCAAGCGGGTGCAGGCCGTGCCCGGCGCGCTCGCCGCGGTGATCCTGGCGATCGCGGCCACCGCCGTGTTCGACCTGCCGGTCGCCACCGTCGAGGTGAAGGGCCTGCTGGACTCCATCCAGCCGCCCGGCCTGGACGCCTTCGGCGGCCTGGGCGTCGGCATCATCGGCACGATCATCGCCTTCACCCTGATCGCCTCCGCCGAGAGCCTCTTCAGCGCCGCCGCCGTGGACCGGCTGCACGACGGCCCGCGCACCCAGTACGACAAGGAGCTGATGGCGCAGGGCGCGGGCAACACGATCTGCGGTGTGCTCGGCGCACTGCCGATGACCGCGGTCATCGTCCGCAGCTCCGCCAACGTCAGCGCGGGCGCCAGGACCAAGGCGTCCCGGGTGATGCACGGCGTGTGGCTGCTGCTGTTCGCCGCGCTGCTGCCGGCCACGCTGGCGCTCATCCCGCTGCCCGCCCTCGCCGGCATCCTGGTCCACGCGGGATGGAAGCTGATCCCGTTCGCCAAGATCGTGCCGCTGTGGAAGGAGCACCGGGGCGAGGCGCTCATCCTGGTCGTCACCGCCGTGTCGATCGTCGCGGTGAACATGTTCGAGGGCGTGCTCATCGGTCTGGCCCTGTCGGTCGTCAAGACCGCCTGGGAGGCCTCGCACATCAAGCTGGAGATCATCGACAAGGGCGCCGGCCCGATCCAGGCGTACCTGTCCGGCAACGCGACCTTCCTGCGGCTGCCGAAGATCCTCGACAGTCTGGAGAGCCTGCCGCAGGACCGCCCGGTCACGCTGGATCTCTCGGGCCTGCACCACCTGGACCACGCCTGCCGCACGGCCCTGGAGAACTGGGCCGCACGCCACAGCGCGACCGGCACGGAGCCGGTGAAGGTCACGGAGTCCGAGGAGGCCGGGGCGGAGAAGGTGACCGCCGCCTAG
- a CDS encoding carbonic anhydrase: MQPLIDNARSFGQRPEEFAHLAEGQSPDVLFITCSDSRVVPALITGARPGELFELRTAGNVVPPHSFEHPTSEAATIEYAVEVLGVKEIVVCGHSHCGAVGAVVRGDDLAAVPAVRDWLARAADEPKCSDPADPTVAEAVQNHALTQVLRLRSYPCVERRLAEGRLGLRAWFYEVHTGTVLEHRADTDSFEKL, translated from the coding sequence ATGCAACCCCTCATCGACAACGCCCGCAGCTTCGGACAGCGCCCTGAGGAGTTCGCTCACCTCGCCGAGGGCCAGTCCCCCGACGTCCTGTTCATCACCTGCTCCGACTCCAGGGTCGTACCGGCCCTGATCACGGGCGCCCGTCCCGGCGAGCTCTTCGAGCTGCGCACCGCGGGCAACGTAGTTCCCCCGCACTCCTTCGAGCACCCCACATCGGAGGCGGCCACGATCGAGTACGCCGTGGAGGTCCTCGGCGTCAAGGAGATCGTGGTCTGCGGCCACTCGCACTGCGGCGCCGTGGGCGCGGTGGTACGCGGCGACGACCTCGCCGCCGTACCGGCCGTGCGCGACTGGCTCGCACGCGCCGCCGACGAGCCGAAGTGCTCGGACCCGGCCGACCCGACGGTCGCCGAGGCCGTCCAGAACCACGCCCTCACCCAGGTGCTGCGACTGCGGTCCTACCCCTGCGTCGAGCGCCGGCTGGCCGAGGGCCGGCTCGGCCTGCGCGCCTGGTTCTACGAGGTGCACACCGGAACCGTGCTCGAACACCGCGCGGACACCGACTCCTTCGAGAAGCTGTGA
- the zapE gene encoding cell division protein ZapE, giving the protein MSSPLAPSGSGPITDPAPLSLCAREPRVPADRLVAEMVPPPRFDSVRFSTYIPDPNQPSQTEAVRVLEGFAAGLDSGAAAGSGKRRLFGFGKAPKKAPAGPRGVYLDGGYGVGKTHLLASLWHATPAEPALKAFGTFVELTNLVGALGFQQTVRTLSGHRLLCIDEFELDDPGDTVLVSTLLGKLVDAGVALAATSNTLPGKLGEGRFAAADFLREIQGLSAHFRALRIDGEDYRHRGLPEAPPPYSDAQVTGAAHATEGASLDEFSPLLEHLARVHPSRYGALTDGITAVCLTGVRPVPDQSTALRLVVLADRLYDREVPVLASGLPFDQLFSDEMLNGGYRKKYFRAISRLTALARDAGKLVDAR; this is encoded by the coding sequence GTGTCCTCTCCCCTGGCCCCCTCCGGATCCGGCCCCATAACCGACCCGGCCCCGCTGTCCCTGTGCGCCCGTGAGCCGCGTGTCCCCGCGGACCGGCTGGTCGCCGAGATGGTGCCGCCGCCGCGGTTCGACTCGGTCCGCTTCAGCACGTACATCCCCGACCCGAACCAGCCCAGCCAGACGGAGGCCGTCCGGGTCCTGGAGGGTTTCGCGGCGGGCCTCGACTCGGGAGCGGCCGCAGGGTCCGGCAAGCGGCGGCTGTTCGGTTTCGGCAAGGCGCCGAAGAAGGCCCCGGCCGGCCCGCGCGGCGTCTACCTCGACGGCGGCTACGGCGTCGGCAAGACCCACCTGCTGGCGTCCCTGTGGCACGCCACCCCGGCCGAGCCCGCGCTGAAGGCGTTCGGCACGTTCGTGGAACTGACCAACCTGGTCGGCGCCCTGGGGTTCCAGCAGACCGTCCGGACGCTGTCCGGCCACCGCCTGCTGTGCATCGACGAGTTCGAGCTCGACGACCCGGGCGACACCGTCCTGGTCTCCACCCTGCTCGGCAAGCTGGTCGACGCGGGCGTGGCGCTCGCCGCCACCTCCAACACGCTGCCCGGCAAGCTCGGCGAGGGCCGGTTCGCCGCGGCCGACTTCCTGCGCGAGATCCAGGGCCTGTCGGCCCACTTCCGGGCCCTGCGCATCGACGGCGAGGACTACCGCCACCGCGGTCTGCCCGAGGCGCCGCCCCCGTACTCCGACGCACAGGTGACCGGCGCGGCGCACGCCACCGAGGGCGCCTCCCTCGACGAGTTCTCGCCCCTCCTGGAGCATCTGGCCCGGGTCCACCCCAGCCGGTACGGCGCTCTGACCGACGGGATCACGGCCGTGTGCCTCACCGGTGTGCGGCCGGTTCCCGACCAGTCGACGGCCCTCAGGCTCGTCGTCCTCGCGGACCGGCTCTACGACCGCGAGGTACCCGTGCTGGCCTCGGGCCTGCCCTTCGACCAGCTGTTCAGCGACGAGATGCTGAACGGCGGCTACCGCAAGAAGTACTTCCGGGCCATCTCCCGGCTCACCGCCCTCGCCCGCGACGCGGGCAAACTGGTGGACGCCCGGTAA